Proteins encoded in a region of the Cupriavidus pauculus genome:
- a CDS encoding chloride channel protein, translating to MTDPTDPSSSEPASGEDAASRGIRHRARHAIARKSRQAGRISRTTMRYAVFMCGAAGVALFSLVFAWIAETALRWNAHLTAATPWLAFVMLPFGLAALRWLTIRYAAQARGSGIPQVLAAISLPPDSAAQRVLVSFRQAMWKVVLTAAALLAGASVGREGPSVQVGAAAMLSWGRWCEQKLRFRTGFHPNALIAAGAAGGLASAFNTPLAGVVFAIEELGRGAAMRWDRVVLSGVLTAGFLTLSLLGNNPYFSIKVPILALHDAWGPVLLCAVVNGVLGGLFAKLLIGGVPGLLPARWRQWPQAHPIWVAFGCGLIVAAIGFGTAGATFGTGYEQASALINGHGERSPWFGVGKFFATVLSYFAGVPGGIFTPALAIGAGIGDNVAHILGFMPEPRMLALISMAAFLAAATQAPITASVIVMEMTRTQDLTVFLLASSLLASFLARQFCPHPFYHHMGHAFRREAVNVTRRPSSAE from the coding sequence ATGACCGACCCCACCGATCCCTCCTCCTCCGAACCCGCATCCGGCGAGGACGCCGCGTCGCGCGGTATCCGTCATCGCGCCCGGCATGCGATCGCGCGCAAGTCCCGTCAGGCCGGCCGCATCTCGCGCACGACGATGCGCTACGCCGTGTTCATGTGCGGCGCGGCCGGCGTCGCGCTGTTCTCGCTGGTCTTCGCATGGATCGCCGAAACCGCGCTGCGCTGGAACGCCCATCTGACCGCCGCCACGCCGTGGCTCGCATTCGTGATGCTGCCATTCGGCCTGGCCGCGCTGCGCTGGCTGACTATCCGCTATGCGGCGCAGGCGCGGGGCAGCGGCATTCCGCAGGTGCTGGCCGCGATCTCGCTGCCGCCCGACAGCGCCGCGCAGCGCGTGCTCGTGTCGTTCCGGCAGGCGATGTGGAAGGTGGTGCTGACCGCCGCCGCGCTGCTGGCGGGCGCGTCCGTCGGACGCGAGGGACCGTCGGTGCAGGTCGGTGCCGCGGCCATGCTGTCGTGGGGCCGATGGTGCGAGCAGAAGCTGCGCTTCCGCACCGGCTTCCATCCGAATGCGCTGATCGCCGCGGGCGCGGCGGGCGGGCTGGCCTCGGCCTTCAATACGCCGCTGGCCGGCGTGGTGTTCGCGATCGAAGAGCTCGGGCGCGGTGCCGCGATGCGCTGGGACCGCGTCGTGCTGTCGGGCGTGCTGACCGCGGGTTTCCTCACGCTCTCGCTGCTCGGCAACAATCCGTACTTCAGCATCAAGGTGCCGATTCTCGCGCTGCACGACGCATGGGGGCCCGTGCTGCTCTGCGCGGTCGTCAACGGCGTGCTCGGCGGGCTGTTCGCCAAGCTGCTGATCGGCGGCGTGCCGGGGCTGCTGCCGGCGCGCTGGCGCCAGTGGCCGCAGGCGCATCCGATCTGGGTGGCGTTCGGCTGCGGCCTGATCGTCGCCGCGATCGGCTTCGGCACGGCGGGCGCGACGTTCGGCACGGGCTATGAACAGGCGTCGGCGCTGATCAACGGCCATGGCGAGCGCTCGCCGTGGTTCGGCGTCGGCAAGTTCTTCGCGACCGTGCTGTCGTACTTCGCAGGCGTTCCGGGCGGGATCTTCACGCCGGCGCTGGCCATCGGCGCGGGCATCGGCGACAACGTCGCGCACATCCTCGGCTTTATGCCGGAGCCGCGCATGCTCGCGCTGATCTCGATGGCCGCGTTCCTCGCGGCCGCCACGCAGGCACCGATCACCGCGAGCGTGATCGTGATGGAGATGACGCGCACGCAGGACCTCACGGTGTTCCTGCTCGCGTCGTCGCTGCTGGCATCGTTCCTCGCGCGGCAGTTCTGCCCGCATCCGTTCTATCACCACATGGGCCACGCATTCCGTCGCGAAGCGGTTAACGTGACGCGGCGGCCATCGTCGGCAGAGTGA
- a CDS encoding winged helix-turn-helix transcriptional regulator: protein MASTDFSAMPCPIARALSVLGERWAMLIMREAFYGSTRFDEFERRLGIAPNILSNRLKALVEHGLLEKTHTPGGGARHVYTLTESGREFFPVFVSLKGWADRWRATEHGPLTILKDGRDGAEIRPPRLLRDDGTEITIGDVEIVPGPGAQAFRSELERFNAMLPVAAMADDEA, encoded by the coding sequence ATGGCATCCACAGATTTCTCGGCCATGCCCTGCCCGATTGCCCGCGCGCTGAGTGTGCTGGGCGAACGCTGGGCCATGCTGATCATGCGCGAGGCGTTCTACGGCAGCACGCGCTTCGACGAGTTCGAACGCCGGCTCGGCATCGCGCCGAACATTCTCAGCAACCGCCTCAAGGCACTCGTCGAACATGGCCTGCTCGAGAAAACGCATACGCCCGGCGGCGGCGCGCGGCATGTCTACACGCTGACCGAATCGGGCCGCGAGTTCTTCCCGGTGTTCGTCTCGCTGAAGGGATGGGCCGATCGCTGGCGCGCGACCGAGCATGGGCCGCTGACGATCCTGAAGGACGGACGCGACGGCGCGGAGATCAGGCCACCGCGACTGCTGCGCGATGACGGCACCGAGATCACCATCGGCGACGTGGAGATCGTGCCGGGTCCCGGCGCGCAGGCGTTTCGCTCGGAGCTCGAGCGGTTCAACGCGATGCTGCCTGTCGCGGCCATGGCCGACGACGAGGCATGA
- a CDS encoding efflux transporter outer membrane subunit: MIARRLALATAALGAFAAGCAIGPDYQPPEVASPPYYRLDTGALTIEADSAWWNTFDDPVLTALVETALRNSYDVRIATARIDEFRGQLMIARSAFFPQIGAMASAARQRSGTFNTLIGTPLEAFSGPRNSYQLVANASWELDVWGRIRRQAEGAEADLWNAEYTRRGTVLALAASVVQGYATLRGFDAQLEIARQTLDVRAKAVDIFRQRFEGGVVSQVELVQAENDYYAAESSIPPIRTSIAQTENALSVLLGREPGPIERGKPFDALQAPAVGPDMPAMLLSRRPDVLQAEQAAVAANARLGAAEALYLPTVDLSAMFGAIAATPGALWHSASRVWGVGAGITQPIFQGGAIRGQVQSAGSVRDQAMLAYQASVLNALADVNNALAANMESRVRLASLRRQEQALVIYADQANARYEGGYTSYLEVTDAREKLYSVQLAAVQGQVDVLTGVAALYKSLGGGWPAVPGEVRDAGMIGDARQLPPPADRQSSR; encoded by the coding sequence ATGATCGCGCGGCGGCTCGCGCTCGCGACCGCGGCGCTCGGGGCTTTTGCCGCCGGCTGCGCGATCGGCCCCGACTACCAGCCTCCGGAGGTCGCGTCGCCCCCGTACTACCGGCTCGATACGGGCGCGCTGACCATCGAGGCGGACAGCGCATGGTGGAACACGTTCGACGATCCCGTGCTGACCGCGCTCGTGGAGACCGCGCTGCGCAATAGCTACGATGTGCGCATCGCCACGGCACGCATCGACGAGTTCCGCGGGCAACTGATGATCGCGCGGTCGGCGTTCTTTCCGCAGATCGGCGCAATGGCATCGGCCGCGCGGCAGCGCAGCGGCACGTTCAACACGCTGATCGGCACGCCGCTCGAAGCGTTCAGCGGGCCGCGCAACAGCTACCAGCTCGTGGCCAATGCCAGCTGGGAACTCGATGTCTGGGGCCGCATCCGCCGACAGGCAGAGGGCGCGGAAGCCGATCTCTGGAATGCCGAGTACACGCGGCGCGGCACCGTGCTCGCGCTCGCGGCCTCGGTGGTGCAGGGTTATGCGACGCTGCGAGGATTCGACGCGCAGCTCGAGATCGCCCGGCAGACGCTCGACGTCCGCGCGAAGGCGGTGGATATCTTCCGGCAGCGCTTCGAAGGCGGCGTGGTGTCGCAGGTGGAACTGGTACAGGCGGAGAACGACTACTACGCGGCGGAGTCTTCGATACCGCCGATCCGCACATCGATCGCGCAGACCGAAAATGCGCTGTCGGTGCTGCTGGGCCGCGAGCCCGGACCGATCGAACGCGGCAAGCCGTTCGATGCGCTGCAGGCGCCCGCTGTCGGCCCCGACATGCCCGCGATGCTGCTGTCGCGCCGTCCCGATGTGTTGCAGGCCGAGCAGGCCGCCGTGGCCGCGAATGCGCGGCTCGGCGCGGCGGAGGCGCTCTATCTGCCGACCGTCGATCTGTCGGCCATGTTCGGCGCGATTGCCGCCACGCCCGGGGCGCTGTGGCATAGCGCGTCGCGCGTATGGGGCGTGGGGGCGGGCATCACGCAGCCGATCTTCCAGGGCGGCGCGATTCGCGGGCAGGTGCAGAGCGCGGGATCCGTGCGCGATCAGGCCATGCTCGCGTATCAGGCGAGCGTGCTCAATGCGCTGGCGGATGTGAACAATGCGCTCGCGGCCAATATGGAATCGCGTGTCCGGCTCGCGAGCCTGCGGCGGCAGGAGCAGGCGCTCGTGATCTATGCCGATCAGGCCAATGCCCGTTACGAGGGCGGCTACACCAGCTATCTGGAGGTCACCGACGCGCGGGAGAAACTGTATTCGGTACAGCTGGCGGCGGTGCAGGGGCAGGTCGATGTGCTGACGGGCGTGGCCGCACTGTACAAGTCGCTCGGCGGCGGATGGCCCGCGGTGCCGGGCGAGGTGCGTGATGCGGGGATGATCGGCGATGCGCGGCAATTGCCGCCGCCGGCCGACCGGCAGTCGTCACGCTGA